In Micromonospora sp. LH3U1, one genomic interval encodes:
- a CDS encoding prepilin peptidase, whose translation MSAAALVPVALLGALVGLVVPRLARRFTTRPARSGAGPRRRRGAWVWLSPAVAAVVFAGLAVARGDDPALPVFLAVAAVGLVLAVVDLACLRLPDPLVLVAGVLALGGLTAAAVLAGTPGRLLGALAGAAVAGSAHVLLALLPGSRLGFGDVKLAAVLGLPLGWLGRDALLAGLLLPHLLHGGLVLGLLAARRVRRDTLLPLGPTLLAGAWLAVLLA comes from the coding sequence ATGTCGGCTGCTGCGCTGGTGCCGGTCGCGCTGCTCGGCGCGCTGGTCGGCCTCGTCGTACCCCGACTGGCCCGGCGCTTCACCACCCGGCCGGCCAGGTCGGGGGCTGGCCCGCGACGGCGGCGGGGCGCGTGGGTGTGGCTCAGCCCGGCGGTCGCGGCCGTGGTGTTCGCCGGGCTCGCGGTCGCCCGGGGTGACGACCCTGCGCTGCCGGTCTTCCTCGCGGTTGCGGCGGTGGGGCTGGTGCTGGCCGTGGTCGATCTGGCCTGCCTGCGGCTGCCTGACCCGTTGGTCCTCGTCGCCGGGGTGCTGGCCCTCGGTGGTCTGACCGCTGCGGCGGTGCTGGCCGGCACTCCCGGCCGGTTACTCGGCGCGCTGGCCGGCGCGGCGGTCGCTGGCTCAGCGCACGTGCTGCTGGCCCTGCTGCCCGGCTCCCGGTTGGGCTTCGGGGACGTGAAGCTCGCCGCCGTTCTCGGCCTGCCGCTCGGCTGGCTGGGCCGGGACGCTCTGCTGGCCGGGCTGCTCCTGCCTCACCTGCTGCACGGTGGCCTGGTGCTCGGGTTGCTAGCCGCGCGGCGGGTACGCCGGGACACCCTGCTGCCACTCGGTCCAACCCTGCTAGCGGGCGCCTGGCTAGCCGTCCTCCTAGCCTGA